Proteins found in one Neodiprion lecontei isolate iyNeoLeco1 chromosome 6, iyNeoLeco1.1, whole genome shotgun sequence genomic segment:
- the LOC124294989 gene encoding uncharacterized protein LOC124294989 isoform X1 translates to MRATKSSGPTQKIVDGAVLPPCKAELQKQLKRTAYIAHLWKHAYLPQPTEFLPTDYGWQESEDKLVFEWFEGDQLPKSIDDIAINSEENQGIIDDIAINSEENQDKEKNTEQDQGQSDEEDDPEINNSDIEDSDIILDETDHSIDQCDMDEWL, encoded by the exons atGAGGGCGACGAAATCTTCCGGACCAACGCAAAAAATTGTCGATGGAGCAGTATTACCACCTTGTAAAGCTGAGCTGCAAAAGCAATTGAAACGAACCGCATATATTGCACATCTTTGGAAGCATGCTTATCTCCCGCAACCGACGGAATTTTTACCCACTGATTATGGTTGGCAAGAATCAGAAGATAAACTTGTTTTCGAATGGTTCGAAGGAGATCAATTGCCGAAATCCATCGATGATATAGCAATCAACTCTGAAGAAAATCAAGGTATTATCGATGATATAGCAATCAACTCTGAAGAAAATCAAG ataaagaaaagaatacaGAGCAAGACCAAGGTCAGTCAGATGAAGAAGACGATCCTGAAATCAATAACTCTGATATTGAGGATTCCGATATAATATTGGATGAAACGGATCATTCTATCGACCAATGTGATATGGATGAATGGTTATAA
- the LOC124294989 gene encoding uncharacterized protein LOC124294989 isoform X2, with protein MRATKSSGPTQKIVDGAVLPPCKAELQKQLKRTAYIAHLWKHAYLPQPTEFLPTDYGWQESEDKLVFEWFEGDQLPKSIDDIAINSEENQDKEKNTEQDQGQSDEEDDPEINNSDIEDSDIILDETDHSIDQCDMDEWL; from the exons atGAGGGCGACGAAATCTTCCGGACCAACGCAAAAAATTGTCGATGGAGCAGTATTACCACCTTGTAAAGCTGAGCTGCAAAAGCAATTGAAACGAACCGCATATATTGCACATCTTTGGAAGCATGCTTATCTCCCGCAACCGACGGAATTTTTACCCACTGATTATGGTTGGCAAGAATCAGAAGATAAACTTGTTTTCGAATGGTTCGAAGGAGATCAATTGCCGAAATCCATCGATGATATAGCAATCAACTCTGAAGAAAATCAAG ataaagaaaagaatacaGAGCAAGACCAAGGTCAGTCAGATGAAGAAGACGATCCTGAAATCAATAACTCTGATATTGAGGATTCCGATATAATATTGGATGAAACGGATCATTCTATCGACCAATGTGATATGGATGAATGGTTATAA